A genomic segment from uncultured Erythrobacter sp. encodes:
- a CDS encoding Flp family type IVb pilin: MFTGLRDDEAGATAIEYGLIVALIAIAALIAFQSLGLTLSDVFDTIRTAMGSTL; the protein is encoded by the coding sequence ATGTTCACAGGGCTGCGGGATGACGAAGCGGGGGCCACCGCGATTGAGTACGGGCTAATCGTCGCGCTCATCGCGATTGCGGCGCTTATTGCGTTTCAGTCGCTCGGGCTGACGCTGTCGGATGTGTTCGATACGATCAGGACGGCGATGGGGAGCACTTTGTAG
- a CDS encoding CsgG/HfaB family protein, whose product MMTPLAAQQNDKPVVGIAEMQDLTGAAQADNFIAMIETAIIGSGKFRIIERGRLATLMKEQGLGRGGIVTTSTKKKTGGFEGVDYLIYGTITSISAVNKSNFGDNMLRGVLGGNRGQSAECFNTRVRMEADIRITDTNTGEVRYATRISEEQESATVCGGGSQIDSAGLFRSAADNVATGLVTTIFPIQVAAIQADGTVILNYGAGALDRGEYLMVYGQTTEIPDPSGTGMIKIDGEKVGAIQITDVQTSFSRAVQVTSFTVPLTVGAVARPVPASDVKALQKPSGKKGR is encoded by the coding sequence ATGATGACGCCGCTTGCAGCTCAACAGAACGACAAGCCGGTAGTCGGGATCGCCGAAATGCAAGATCTCACGGGCGCTGCACAAGCAGACAACTTCATTGCCATGATAGAAACGGCGATCATTGGAAGCGGTAAGTTCCGTATCATCGAGCGTGGCAGACTGGCCACGTTGATGAAAGAGCAGGGGCTCGGTCGCGGTGGAATCGTAACCACCAGCACCAAGAAGAAAACCGGCGGCTTCGAAGGCGTTGATTATCTAATCTACGGTACTATCACCTCGATTTCGGCGGTGAATAAGTCAAATTTCGGCGACAATATGCTGCGCGGCGTGCTGGGCGGAAATCGCGGCCAAAGTGCGGAGTGTTTCAATACTAGAGTGCGTATGGAAGCGGACATTCGCATCACCGACACCAACACCGGGGAAGTCCGTTACGCAACGCGCATAAGTGAGGAACAGGAATCTGCCACTGTTTGCGGGGGCGGTTCGCAAATTGACAGCGCCGGTTTGTTCCGGTCTGCCGCCGACAACGTTGCCACCGGACTTGTGACAACCATTTTCCCGATCCAGGTTGCCGCGATCCAAGCCGATGGAACCGTCATTCTAAACTATGGGGCTGGTGCACTTGATCGCGGAGAGTACCTGATGGTTTATGGGCAAACTACCGAGATTCCTGATCCGTCAGGTACTGGAATGATCAAGATTGACGGGGAAAAGGTAGGCGCAATCCAGATAACCGACGTGCAGACCTCATTTTCCCGTGCGGTACAGGTGACCTCCTTCACCGTACCGCTCACGGTCGGAGCCGTGGCCCGCCCGGTACCGGCTTCAGATGTTAAGGCTTTGCAAAAGCCAAGCGGCAAGAAGGGGCGCTGA
- a CDS encoding outer membrane protein assembly factor BamD — MSTKLTTRLAQAALAAATLATLSACAGSTEGKDVAYVARDVESLYAEAQRRLDKGNTLQAAALFDEVERQHPYSPWARRAQLMSAFSYYIARDYNKAIQNAQRFLSIHPGNKDAPYAYYLIALSYYEQISDVNRDQKITEQAQTALREVNRRFPQTEYAADARLKLDLVADHLAGKEMEIGRHYQRMGLWLAADMRFRNVVEKFDTTSHTPEALYRLTESSLALGVREEAVKYAAVLGANYPGSEWYDRAFKLVGKHAEGVTAS; from the coding sequence ATGTCGACCAAGCTCACCACTCGTCTCGCGCAGGCTGCCCTTGCCGCCGCGACCCTCGCGACCCTCTCCGCCTGTGCCGGGAGCACTGAGGGCAAGGATGTCGCCTACGTCGCGCGCGATGTCGAATCGCTCTATGCCGAGGCGCAGCGGCGGCTGGACAAGGGCAACACCTTGCAGGCCGCAGCGCTGTTCGACGAGGTGGAGCGCCAGCACCCCTATTCGCCCTGGGCCCGCCGCGCGCAGCTGATGAGCGCGTTCAGCTATTACATCGCGCGCGATTACAACAAGGCGATCCAGAACGCGCAGCGGTTCCTGTCGATCCACCCGGGCAACAAGGATGCGCCTTACGCGTATTATCTGATCGCGCTGAGCTATTACGAGCAGATCTCAGATGTGAACCGCGACCAGAAGATCACCGAGCAGGCCCAGACCGCGCTGCGCGAAGTCAACCGCCGCTTCCCCCAGACCGAATATGCCGCCGATGCGCGGTTGAAGCTCGATCTGGTGGCGGATCACTTGGCGGGCAAGGAGATGGAGATCGGCCGCCATTATCAGCGCATGGGCCTGTGGCTCGCGGCGGATATGCGGTTCCGCAACGTGGTCGAGAAGTTCGACACCACCAGCCACACGCCCGAGGCGCTCTACCGCCTCACCGAAAGCAGCCTCGCACTCGGCGTGCGGGAAGAAGCGGTGAAGTATGCTGCGGTGCTTGGGGCGAACTACCCCGGCAGCGAATGGTACGACCGCGCCTTCAAGCTGGTCGGCAAGCACGCCGAGGGTGTGACGGCGAGCTGA
- a CDS encoding copper resistance protein CopC, which produces MRIPAFFAALALSSLTPTALMAHVQLSASTPAADAEAKAPKVIRLTFSAPVDQTTAAASIIMTAMPGMANHGEMPIRNFTTNWSADGKTLTLTLKKPLPNGSYDVRWQAAGADGHGVSGTLAFTVN; this is translated from the coding sequence ATGCGTATCCCCGCCTTCTTCGCCGCCCTTGCCCTCTCATCGCTGACGCCGACAGCGCTGATGGCCCATGTCCAGCTGTCCGCCTCCACCCCGGCGGCAGACGCCGAGGCCAAGGCTCCCAAGGTCATCAGGCTGACTTTCAGCGCGCCGGTTGATCAGACAACCGCTGCTGCCAGCATCATCATGACCGCGATGCCCGGCATGGCCAATCATGGCGAAATGCCGATCCGCAATTTCACCACGAACTGGTCAGCCGATGGCAAGACCTTGACGCTGACGCTCAAAAAGCCTTTGCCCAACGGCAGCTACGACGTGCGCTGGCAAGCCGCCGGGGCCGATGGGCACGGTGTCAGCGGGACGCTTGCCTTCACAGTCAACTGA
- a CDS encoding copper resistance protein B: protein MTAPASPSPTMETPPPAEAGSGPPRAADAIWGAEAMAASREELRKTHGDFPVFWFQGDRLETQVREGADAYLWDIQGYYGGPTERLWFKSEGEGEWGSAPEDAEVQALYAKAFAPFWDVQAGVRHDIAGPDTTHAVIGVQGLAPYLFEIDTALFLSHRGDFTARIEAEIDQRITQRLILQPRIEANLSAQDIPELGIGAGLDQIEVGARLRYEFRREFAPYIGIEQSWRTSQGADFARLRGEDPSVTSVLAGIRFWF from the coding sequence ATGACAGCGCCCGCCTCCCCCAGCCCGACGATGGAGACCCCGCCGCCGGCCGAGGCAGGCAGCGGTCCGCCGCGCGCGGCTGACGCGATCTGGGGTGCCGAGGCGATGGCCGCCTCGCGCGAGGAACTGCGCAAGACTCACGGGGACTTTCCGGTGTTCTGGTTTCAGGGTGACCGGCTGGAGACGCAGGTGCGCGAGGGTGCGGATGCCTATCTGTGGGACATTCAGGGCTATTACGGCGGCCCGACCGAGCGGCTGTGGTTCAAGTCCGAGGGCGAGGGCGAATGGGGCAGCGCACCCGAAGATGCCGAGGTGCAGGCGCTCTACGCCAAAGCCTTCGCGCCGTTTTGGGACGTGCAGGCAGGTGTCCGCCACGACATTGCCGGGCCGGACACCACCCATGCGGTTATCGGCGTGCAGGGCCTTGCGCCCTATCTGTTCGAGATCGACACCGCGCTATTCCTGTCGCACCGCGGCGACTTCACAGCGCGGATCGAGGCCGAGATCGACCAGCGTATCACCCAGCGCCTGATCCTCCAGCCGCGGATTGAAGCCAATCTGTCTGCGCAGGACATTCCCGAGCTCGGTATCGGCGCAGGGCTCGACCAGATCGAGGTCGGCGCGCGGCTTCGCTATGAGTTCCGGCGCGAGTTCGCGCCCTATATCGGCATCGAGCAATCATGGCGCACCAGTCAGGGCGCCGACTTCGCCCGCCTGCGCGGCGAGGATCCGTCAGTCACCAGCGTCCTTGCCGGCATCCGTTTCTGGTTCTGA
- a CDS encoding copper resistance system multicopper oxidase: MKLSRRSLVSGMAALAACRVAPAWAQGHSTHRMKGGAPIRVGFDEVSGAVIDLAVGHGPRMVQGRKGHGVAINGSVPGPLVRLKEGTNVRLNVTNHLEEDTSIHWHGLLVPFHMDGVPGISFPGISPGQTFSYEFPVRQAGTYWYHSHSGLQEQQGHYGPLIIDPAGEEPAAYDRDYILLLSEFTPLHPHTIMDRLRKGEGYFNYQQTSWADDYPLTAADRRMWAQMRMPATDIADVTGSTYTYLANGRGPKEGLEYLFNPGERVRLRVINGAAQTFFNLRIPGLPMTVIAADGQNVKPVEVDEFQIGTAETYDVIIEPRAEAYTIVAESMDRSGMALATLASRPGARAPIPPPRKPPLLDMGDMGMNHGDHGASHSMDGMKMRDTLLLPPDVRTGPGIDMVSMAPVDKLGDPGLGLRDVEHRVLTYRMLSALEPNRDTRTPSRLLELHLTGNMERYMWSFDGQMYSAVSDVPIRFAWNERVRVKLVNNTMMAHPIHLHGMFFELVNGEDPAHQPRKNIVIVQPGASAQFDLTANEPGDWAFHCHLLYHMHGGMMQTVTVTGPEVEQ, encoded by the coding sequence ATGAAACTGTCGCGCCGTAGCCTCGTTTCCGGCATGGCAGCGCTGGCGGCGTGCCGCGTTGCACCCGCCTGGGCGCAGGGCCATTCCACGCACCGCATGAAGGGCGGCGCGCCGATCCGCGTCGGCTTTGACGAGGTGTCGGGCGCAGTGATCGACCTTGCAGTGGGTCACGGTCCGCGCATGGTGCAGGGACGCAAGGGACATGGCGTCGCCATCAACGGCTCGGTGCCGGGGCCACTGGTGCGGTTGAAGGAAGGCACCAACGTCCGCCTCAACGTCACCAACCATCTCGAAGAAGACACCTCGATCCACTGGCACGGCCTGCTTGTGCCGTTTCACATGGATGGTGTGCCGGGGATCAGCTTTCCGGGGATCAGCCCGGGGCAGACATTCTCGTATGAGTTCCCGGTGCGGCAAGCAGGCACCTATTGGTATCACAGCCACTCGGGCCTTCAAGAACAGCAGGGGCATTATGGCCCTCTGATCATTGATCCGGCGGGCGAGGAGCCGGCGGCGTATGACCGGGACTATATCCTGCTCCTGAGCGAGTTCACCCCGCTGCACCCGCACACCATTATGGACCGGCTGCGTAAGGGCGAAGGCTATTTCAACTATCAGCAGACCAGCTGGGCCGATGATTACCCACTGACCGCCGCCGACCGCCGGATGTGGGCGCAGATGCGGATGCCCGCGACCGACATCGCCGATGTGACAGGTTCGACCTACACCTACCTCGCCAACGGGCGCGGGCCCAAGGAGGGGCTGGAATACCTGTTCAACCCCGGTGAACGCGTCCGGCTGCGCGTCATCAACGGCGCGGCGCAGACTTTCTTCAACCTGCGCATTCCCGGCCTGCCGATGACGGTGATCGCTGCCGATGGGCAGAATGTGAAACCGGTCGAGGTCGACGAATTCCAGATCGGCACGGCGGAAACCTACGACGTCATCATCGAGCCTCGCGCCGAGGCCTATACCATCGTCGCGGAAAGCATGGACCGATCCGGCATGGCGCTTGCCACGCTGGCAAGTCGTCCCGGTGCGCGCGCGCCGATCCCGCCACCGCGCAAACCCCCGTTGCTCGACATGGGCGATATGGGGATGAACCACGGCGATCACGGCGCATCGCATTCGATGGACGGCATGAAGATGCGCGACACGCTGTTGCTGCCGCCCGATGTGAGGACCGGCCCCGGCATCGACATGGTCTCGATGGCCCCGGTGGACAAGCTGGGCGATCCGGGCCTTGGCTTGCGCGATGTGGAGCACCGCGTGCTCACCTACCGGATGCTCTCCGCGCTTGAACCCAACCGCGACACGCGGACGCCCTCGCGCCTGCTGGAGCTTCACCTCACCGGCAACATGGAACGCTATATGTGGTCCTTCGACGGCCAGATGTATTCTGCTGTCAGCGATGTTCCGATCCGCTTCGCCTGGAACGAGCGGGTGCGGGTGAAGCTCGTCAACAACACCATGATGGCGCACCCGATCCACCTGCACGGAATGTTCTTCGAGTTGGTCAACGGCGAGGACCCCGCCCATCAGCCGCGCAAGAATATCGTCATCGTCCAGCCGGGGGCGAGTGCGCAGTTCGATCTGACCGCCAATGAGCCCGGCGATTGGGCGTTCCACTGCCACTTGCTCTACCACATGCACGGCGGGATGATGCAGACCGTGACGGTGACGGGGCCGGAGGTGGAGCAGTGA
- a CDS encoding metal-sensitive transcriptional regulator, giving the protein MNTTTKAKVQRLNRIAGQVRGVAQMIEDDRYCIDILHQIAAIRSALAKVESQVLKDHAACCVHEAIASGDERAQREKFEELIDLFERKRG; this is encoded by the coding sequence ATGAACACCACCACCAAAGCCAAGGTGCAGCGCCTCAACCGCATCGCCGGACAAGTGCGCGGCGTGGCGCAGATGATCGAGGATGATCGCTACTGCATCGATATCCTGCACCAGATCGCAGCGATCCGATCGGCGCTGGCTAAAGTGGAAAGCCAGGTGCTCAAGGATCACGCCGCCTGCTGTGTGCACGAGGCGATTGCCAGCGGCGACGAGCGCGCCCAGCGGGAAAAGTTCGAAGAGCTGATCGACCTGTTCGAACGCAAGCGCGGTTAG
- the recN gene encoding DNA repair protein RecN, with the protein MLTRLSIRNIVLIEALDLTFARGLGVLTGETGAGKSILLDALGLVLGDRAETSLVRAGEDKASVTASFEFAALPAGIAAALDDAEIAIEPGEPLLIRRQVKADGGSKAFINDQPASVALLRELAPALVELHGQHDDRGLVNPRGHRLLLDRYASTDTTGLERAFADWARTEAQLAEARGAVEQAKADQDLLIAHLAELAALEPVAGEEARLAGARADMQKGEKLSDDLETLRHLWEGSDSPLASLRVAARKLDRIAEQHALLAEALAALDRAVIEATEAEDKLRAVAEALVHDPHELERAETRLFELRAAARKHRCEVDDLPELMRTMRARLDAIEGGEAQLDALEAAAKEARTAYVAAAEAAHTARVAGAERLDAAVAAELAPLKLDAARFRTAITPLPEERWNAHGMDAVEFLISTNPGADFAPLGKIASGGELSRFILALKVALAEQGGAATIIFDEIDRGVGGAVASAIGERLARLASQEGQLLAVTHSPQVAARGGQHYLIAKASSGTVTKTSVVLLDQSGRQEEIARMLSGAEVTPEARAQADRLLEGV; encoded by the coding sequence ATGCTGACCCGCCTGTCCATCCGCAATATCGTCCTTATCGAAGCGCTCGATCTCACCTTCGCGCGCGGGCTGGGCGTGTTGACGGGGGAGACGGGGGCGGGGAAGTCGATCCTGCTCGATGCGTTGGGTCTGGTGCTGGGCGACCGGGCGGAAACCTCGCTGGTGCGCGCGGGTGAGGACAAGGCGAGTGTTACCGCCAGTTTCGAATTCGCGGCACTGCCTGCGGGCATTGCGGCTGCGCTCGACGATGCGGAGATCGCGATTGAGCCGGGTGAGCCACTGCTGATCCGGCGGCAGGTCAAGGCGGATGGCGGCTCCAAGGCCTTCATCAATGATCAGCCCGCCAGCGTCGCCCTGCTGCGCGAATTGGCGCCTGCGCTGGTGGAATTGCACGGCCAGCATGACGACCGGGGCCTCGTGAACCCGCGCGGGCACCGGCTGCTGCTGGATCGCTATGCCAGCACCGATACCACCGGGCTGGAGCGTGCTTTTGCCGATTGGGCACGCACCGAAGCGCAGTTGGCTGAAGCGCGCGGCGCGGTGGAGCAGGCCAAGGCCGATCAGGATCTCTTGATCGCGCATCTGGCTGAACTCGCCGCGCTGGAGCCGGTCGCGGGTGAGGAAGCGCGGCTGGCGGGTGCGCGGGCGGATATGCAGAAGGGCGAGAAGCTCTCGGACGATCTCGAAACCCTGCGGCACCTGTGGGAAGGATCGGATTCGCCGCTGGCGTCCTTGCGGGTCGCGGCGCGGAAGCTCGACCGGATTGCCGAGCAGCACGCGCTGCTGGCCGAAGCGCTCGCCGCGCTCGACCGCGCGGTGATCGAAGCGACCGAGGCTGAGGACAAGCTGCGCGCAGTTGCCGAGGCGCTGGTGCATGATCCGCACGAATTGGAGCGCGCCGAGACCCGGTTGTTCGAACTGCGGGCGGCGGCGCGGAAGCATCGCTGCGAGGTGGATGACCTGCCCGAACTGATGCGGACGATGCGTGCGCGCCTTGATGCAATCGAGGGCGGGGAAGCGCAGCTCGATGCGCTGGAAGCCGCCGCCAAGGAAGCGCGCACGGCCTACGTTGCGGCGGCCGAGGCGGCGCACACTGCGCGGGTGGCGGGCGCGGAGCGGCTGGATGCGGCGGTGGCAGCTGAGCTGGCCCCGCTGAAGCTCGACGCCGCCCGGTTCCGCACCGCGATCACCCCGCTGCCTGAGGAGCGCTGGAACGCGCACGGGATGGACGCGGTGGAGTTCCTGATCTCGACCAACCCCGGCGCGGATTTTGCGCCCTTGGGCAAGATTGCGAGCGGTGGGGAATTGTCGCGTTTCATCCTCGCGCTGAAGGTCGCTCTGGCCGAGCAGGGCGGGGCGGCGACGATCATCTTCGACGAAATCGACCGGGGCGTGGGCGGCGCGGTGGCCTCGGCCATCGGCGAGCGCTTGGCGCGGCTGGCGTCGCAGGAGGGGCAATTGCTGGCGGTGACGCACTCGCCGCAGGTCGCGGCGCGCGGGGGGCAGCATTACCTCATCGCCAAGGCCTCGAGCGGAACCGTGACCAAGACCAGCGTGGTGCTGCTCGACCAGTCCGGACGGCAAGAGGAAATCGCCCGGATGCTGTCCGGCGCCGAAGTCACGCCCGAAGCCCGCGCGCAGGCGGACCGGTTGCTGGAGGGGGTGTAG